A stretch of DNA from Noviherbaspirillum sedimenti:
GCAAGGAAACGGCGCTGGCGCTGGGCGAGATTGGGGTGGAAACGGCGCTGCCGGCGCTGGAAAGCCTGCAGGCTGATCCCGATCCCGAGGTGCGCAAGTCGGTGCGCCTGGCGATCGAACAGATTCGTACAGCGTCCTGGCAGGAAATGCCGTAAATGCCTTATCCGCAAGCACTGCGCAGCGATGCCCGTACCGCGCTGCTCGAAATTGTCTGGGATGACGGCACAACACAGCAACTGGATGGCGCGCTGCTGCGCCGCCAGTGCCCCTGTGCCGACTGCAAAAGCATGCGCCAGCGGAGCAGCGATGCACTTGCGATCCACCCGCCAGCGAGCATCACAGATATCCGTCTGGTGGGCGCCTACGCCGCGCAAATCATTTTCAGCGACGGCCACGAACGCGGCATTTTCCCCTGGGTGTACCTGAAGGAGCTGGATCAGGAATAAATCGACGGTTCCGGCACTTCGCCGGTCAGTACCCACTGGCCGACATCTTTCAGCTTGTAGTCGAGCGAATCATGCAGGGTATGCACGCGCACGTTGCGCCAGAAGCGGTCAAAGCCGTATTTCGTCGCCGTAGCGCGCGCCCCCATCACTTCAAAAATCTTCGAGGTAATCTCCAGCGCGGCGCGGGCGGCGACTATCTTCGCTTCGTAGATCGCCAACGCGGCAGTGCCGCGCTGCTCTGCAGTCAAGGCATCGCCCAGCTCCCAAGCCTGCTGCAACTGACTGGCGGCCGCTTCGGCCAGGGCAATCGCCCCGCGCAACGCAATCCAGAGGTCGCCATAATGCTGCTGGGTAAAGGGATCATCGATAGCGCGTTCGACACCGGAAGAAATCCACGGACGGCCCTGCTCGTGCGTGTACTTCCAGGCGTTGAGCAGCGCGCCCTGCGCATTGCCGATGTAAATTTCAATCAG
This window harbors:
- a CDS encoding DUF971 domain-containing protein, with the protein product MPYPQALRSDARTALLEIVWDDGTTQQLDGALLRRQCPCADCKSMRQRSSDALAIHPPASITDIRLVGAYAAQIIFSDGHERGIFPWVYLKELDQE